In Nycticebus coucang isolate mNycCou1 chromosome 9, mNycCou1.pri, whole genome shotgun sequence, the following are encoded in one genomic region:
- the FBXO34 gene encoding F-box only protein 34 isoform X2, with the protein MGSVQALGSAAPRWALGQPRQRGASQASRRRIRLVQPRAKPLSGHECRFPVMHLKLYWRRQKRERPLEVSRRTLRLPMSRQKALSDEKWKASLMKPRVSLGKASSQKPLGILSPNVLCSMSGKSPVESSLNVKTRKNVPSTTIHQGEEGALDIWAVVKPGNTKEKIAFFAAHQCNTRTGSMKIKSSWDIIDGRATKRRKKSGDLIKAKIQLESMREVSSRCYQPEPFACGIKHCSVHYVSDSGDGVYTGRPLSVIQMVAFLEQRASALLASCAKNCTNSPAVVRFPGQSRGAPPVSEHCSAPGACEPIERGNPEVGEPQSEPVRVLDMVARLESECLRQQSQHELGSLSRNNSFHRSAGGVLLTNSTQADEGKTGKGAVEAPATQVDPTGSASVACVPSGAGHSPKGDKTWDGASQGHLSLPAGVSFHMDDAELEPGLQTTMKNSNSYDVEMTDELVRLPFSSHVCPQATELPTDAVDCMNRALVPLTSPSLDQRRKVSLCVGIPMSKVEKDQPSSLDICEDPLPGMLFFLPPGQHPSDCSQLSESTRKVASESSQLAVAEGDSTSEPLVPPPSSVESASPVLEASSWKKQVSHDFLETRFKIQQLLEPQQYMVFLPHHIMVKIFRLLPTKSLVALKCTCCYFKFIIEHYNIRPSDSRWVRDPRYREDPCKQCKKKYVRGDVSLCRWHPKPYCQAFPYGPGYWMCCHRSQKAFPGCQLGLHDNRWVPACHSFNREIHKKSKGTETEEE; encoded by the coding sequence GTTCCCTGTTATGCACCTGAAACTGTACTGGAGACGCCAGAAGAGAGAGCGCCCTCTGGAGGTCAGCAGGCGAACGCTGAGGCTGCCTATGAGCCGCCAAAAGGCTCTAAGTgatgagaaatggaaggcaaGCCTCATGAAGCCACGTGTCTCTCTTGGTAAAGCATCATCTCAGAAGCCTCTTGGGATCCTTTCTCCAAATGTTCTGTGCAGTATGAGTGGGAAGAGTCCTGTAGAGAGTAGCCTGAATGTTAAGACCAGAAAGAATGTGCCGTCTACAACCATCCACCAGGGCGAAGAAGGAGCACTTGATATCTGGGCTGTTGTGAAACCTGGAAATACCAAGGAGAAAATTGCATTCTTTGCAGCCCACCAGTGTAATACTAGGACAGggtctatgaaaataaaaagctcCTGGGATATTATTGATGGGAGAgctactaaaagaagaaaaaaatcaggggaTCTTATAAAAGCCAAGATACAGCTAGAAAGCATGAGAGAAGTCAGCAGCAGGTGCTACCAGCCTGAGCCTTTTGCGTGTGGCATTAAGCACTGTTCTGTGCATTACGTGAGTGACAGTGGAGATGGCGTCTACACTGGGAGGCCTCTGTCAGTTATACAGATGGTCGCCTTCCTTGAGCAAAGAGCTAGTGCTCTGCTAGCTAGTTGTGCGAAAAACTGCACAAACTCCCCTGCTGTTGTGAGGTTTCCTGGCCAATCCAGAGGAGCTCCCCCAGTCTCTGAGCATTGCTCTGCCCCAGGAGCATGTGAACCCATAGAAAGGGGAAACCCTGAAGTTGGTGAACCACAGAGCGAGCCAGTCCGTGTCCTTGACATGGTAGCCAGGCTGGAGTCTGAGTGCCTGAGGCAGCAGAGCCAGCATGAACTTGGGAGCCTCTCGAGGAATAACAGCTTCCATCGGAGTGCTGGTGGGGTGTTGCTTACAAATAGCACCCAGGCTgatgaaggaaaaacaggaaaaggTGCCGTGGAGGCACCTGCCACTCAGGTAGACCCCACAGGGTCTGCATCTGTAGCCTGTGTCCCCTCAGGAGCTGGCCATTCTCCCAAGGGGGACAAGACCTGGGATGGTGCTTCTCAGGGCCATCTGTCATTGCCAGCGGGTGTGAGTTTCCACATGGATGATGCAGAATTAGAGCCGGGTCTGCAAACTACCATGAAAAATAGCAACAGTTATGATGTGGAAATGACAGATGAACTTGTTAGGTTACCTTTTTCTTCTCACGTCTGTCCCCAAGCCACTGAATTGCCCACAGATGCTGTTGACTGTATGAACAGAGCACTTGTGCCGCTCACCAGCCCAAGTCTTGATCAGAGAAGAAAAGTCTCTCTCTGCGTTGGTATCCCCATGTCCAAGGTGGAGAAGGACCAGCCTTCCAGTTTAGACATCTGTGAAGACCCACTTCCAGGGATGTTGTTTTTTTTGCCACCTGGTCAGCACCCATCAGACTGTTCCCAGTTGAGTGAAAGTACAAGAAAAGTGGCTTCAGAGTCTAGCCAGCTTGCTGTGGCTGAGGGTGACAGCACATCTGAGCCACTTGTGCCACCACCCTCCTCTGTGGAAAGTGCCTCACCAGTACTTGAGGCATCCAGTTGGAAGAAGCAGGTGTCTCATGATTTTCTGGAGACCAGGTTTAAAATCCAGCAGCTTCTGGAGCCTCAGCAGTACATGGTTTTTCTGCCCCACCACATTATGGTAAAAATCTTCAGGTTGCTTCCCACTAAGAGTTTAGTGGCTCTTAAATGTACCTGCTGCTATTTCAAGTTTATTATTGAACACTACAATATTAGGCCATCAGATTCTCGCTGGGTTCGAGATCCACGCTATCGAGAAGATCCTTGCAAacaatgcaagaaaaagtatgtGAGAGGGGACGTGTCCCTGTGCCGGTGGCACCCCAAGCCCTATTGCCAGGCGTTTCCCTATGGGCCAGGGTACTGGATGTGCTGCCATCGCTCTCAGAAAGCCTTTCCTGGCTGTCAGCTGGGACTTCATGACAATCGCTGGGTTCCTGCCTGCCACAGCTTTAACCGGGAAATCCACAAGAAATCAAAAGGGACTGAAACTGAAGAGGAATAA
- the FBXO34 gene encoding F-box only protein 34 isoform X1, producing the protein MNSMALDNFRLLGHRLLQRTHTTLEIGRNICITGPRPEVPTELPPQGATEIHTHLIPDLKMCSSTRFPVMHLKLYWRRQKRERPLEVSRRTLRLPMSRQKALSDEKWKASLMKPRVSLGKASSQKPLGILSPNVLCSMSGKSPVESSLNVKTRKNVPSTTIHQGEEGALDIWAVVKPGNTKEKIAFFAAHQCNTRTGSMKIKSSWDIIDGRATKRRKKSGDLIKAKIQLESMREVSSRCYQPEPFACGIKHCSVHYVSDSGDGVYTGRPLSVIQMVAFLEQRASALLASCAKNCTNSPAVVRFPGQSRGAPPVSEHCSAPGACEPIERGNPEVGEPQSEPVRVLDMVARLESECLRQQSQHELGSLSRNNSFHRSAGGVLLTNSTQADEGKTGKGAVEAPATQVDPTGSASVACVPSGAGHSPKGDKTWDGASQGHLSLPAGVSFHMDDAELEPGLQTTMKNSNSYDVEMTDELVRLPFSSHVCPQATELPTDAVDCMNRALVPLTSPSLDQRRKVSLCVGIPMSKVEKDQPSSLDICEDPLPGMLFFLPPGQHPSDCSQLSESTRKVASESSQLAVAEGDSTSEPLVPPPSSVESASPVLEASSWKKQVSHDFLETRFKIQQLLEPQQYMVFLPHHIMVKIFRLLPTKSLVALKCTCCYFKFIIEHYNIRPSDSRWVRDPRYREDPCKQCKKKYVRGDVSLCRWHPKPYCQAFPYGPGYWMCCHRSQKAFPGCQLGLHDNRWVPACHSFNREIHKKSKGTETEEE; encoded by the coding sequence GTTCCCTGTTATGCACCTGAAACTGTACTGGAGACGCCAGAAGAGAGAGCGCCCTCTGGAGGTCAGCAGGCGAACGCTGAGGCTGCCTATGAGCCGCCAAAAGGCTCTAAGTgatgagaaatggaaggcaaGCCTCATGAAGCCACGTGTCTCTCTTGGTAAAGCATCATCTCAGAAGCCTCTTGGGATCCTTTCTCCAAATGTTCTGTGCAGTATGAGTGGGAAGAGTCCTGTAGAGAGTAGCCTGAATGTTAAGACCAGAAAGAATGTGCCGTCTACAACCATCCACCAGGGCGAAGAAGGAGCACTTGATATCTGGGCTGTTGTGAAACCTGGAAATACCAAGGAGAAAATTGCATTCTTTGCAGCCCACCAGTGTAATACTAGGACAGggtctatgaaaataaaaagctcCTGGGATATTATTGATGGGAGAgctactaaaagaagaaaaaaatcaggggaTCTTATAAAAGCCAAGATACAGCTAGAAAGCATGAGAGAAGTCAGCAGCAGGTGCTACCAGCCTGAGCCTTTTGCGTGTGGCATTAAGCACTGTTCTGTGCATTACGTGAGTGACAGTGGAGATGGCGTCTACACTGGGAGGCCTCTGTCAGTTATACAGATGGTCGCCTTCCTTGAGCAAAGAGCTAGTGCTCTGCTAGCTAGTTGTGCGAAAAACTGCACAAACTCCCCTGCTGTTGTGAGGTTTCCTGGCCAATCCAGAGGAGCTCCCCCAGTCTCTGAGCATTGCTCTGCCCCAGGAGCATGTGAACCCATAGAAAGGGGAAACCCTGAAGTTGGTGAACCACAGAGCGAGCCAGTCCGTGTCCTTGACATGGTAGCCAGGCTGGAGTCTGAGTGCCTGAGGCAGCAGAGCCAGCATGAACTTGGGAGCCTCTCGAGGAATAACAGCTTCCATCGGAGTGCTGGTGGGGTGTTGCTTACAAATAGCACCCAGGCTgatgaaggaaaaacaggaaaaggTGCCGTGGAGGCACCTGCCACTCAGGTAGACCCCACAGGGTCTGCATCTGTAGCCTGTGTCCCCTCAGGAGCTGGCCATTCTCCCAAGGGGGACAAGACCTGGGATGGTGCTTCTCAGGGCCATCTGTCATTGCCAGCGGGTGTGAGTTTCCACATGGATGATGCAGAATTAGAGCCGGGTCTGCAAACTACCATGAAAAATAGCAACAGTTATGATGTGGAAATGACAGATGAACTTGTTAGGTTACCTTTTTCTTCTCACGTCTGTCCCCAAGCCACTGAATTGCCCACAGATGCTGTTGACTGTATGAACAGAGCACTTGTGCCGCTCACCAGCCCAAGTCTTGATCAGAGAAGAAAAGTCTCTCTCTGCGTTGGTATCCCCATGTCCAAGGTGGAGAAGGACCAGCCTTCCAGTTTAGACATCTGTGAAGACCCACTTCCAGGGATGTTGTTTTTTTTGCCACCTGGTCAGCACCCATCAGACTGTTCCCAGTTGAGTGAAAGTACAAGAAAAGTGGCTTCAGAGTCTAGCCAGCTTGCTGTGGCTGAGGGTGACAGCACATCTGAGCCACTTGTGCCACCACCCTCCTCTGTGGAAAGTGCCTCACCAGTACTTGAGGCATCCAGTTGGAAGAAGCAGGTGTCTCATGATTTTCTGGAGACCAGGTTTAAAATCCAGCAGCTTCTGGAGCCTCAGCAGTACATGGTTTTTCTGCCCCACCACATTATGGTAAAAATCTTCAGGTTGCTTCCCACTAAGAGTTTAGTGGCTCTTAAATGTACCTGCTGCTATTTCAAGTTTATTATTGAACACTACAATATTAGGCCATCAGATTCTCGCTGGGTTCGAGATCCACGCTATCGAGAAGATCCTTGCAAacaatgcaagaaaaagtatgtGAGAGGGGACGTGTCCCTGTGCCGGTGGCACCCCAAGCCCTATTGCCAGGCGTTTCCCTATGGGCCAGGGTACTGGATGTGCTGCCATCGCTCTCAGAAAGCCTTTCCTGGCTGTCAGCTGGGACTTCATGACAATCGCTGGGTTCCTGCCTGCCACAGCTTTAACCGGGAAATCCACAAGAAATCAAAAGGGACTGAAACTGAAGAGGAATAA
- the FBXO34 gene encoding F-box only protein 34 isoform X3 encodes MCSSTRFPVMHLKLYWRRQKRERPLEVSRRTLRLPMSRQKALSDEKWKASLMKPRVSLGKASSQKPLGILSPNVLCSMSGKSPVESSLNVKTRKNVPSTTIHQGEEGALDIWAVVKPGNTKEKIAFFAAHQCNTRTGSMKIKSSWDIIDGRATKRRKKSGDLIKAKIQLESMREVSSRCYQPEPFACGIKHCSVHYVSDSGDGVYTGRPLSVIQMVAFLEQRASALLASCAKNCTNSPAVVRFPGQSRGAPPVSEHCSAPGACEPIERGNPEVGEPQSEPVRVLDMVARLESECLRQQSQHELGSLSRNNSFHRSAGGVLLTNSTQADEGKTGKGAVEAPATQVDPTGSASVACVPSGAGHSPKGDKTWDGASQGHLSLPAGVSFHMDDAELEPGLQTTMKNSNSYDVEMTDELVRLPFSSHVCPQATELPTDAVDCMNRALVPLTSPSLDQRRKVSLCVGIPMSKVEKDQPSSLDICEDPLPGMLFFLPPGQHPSDCSQLSESTRKVASESSQLAVAEGDSTSEPLVPPPSSVESASPVLEASSWKKQVSHDFLETRFKIQQLLEPQQYMVFLPHHIMVKIFRLLPTKSLVALKCTCCYFKFIIEHYNIRPSDSRWVRDPRYREDPCKQCKKKYVRGDVSLCRWHPKPYCQAFPYGPGYWMCCHRSQKAFPGCQLGLHDNRWVPACHSFNREIHKKSKGTETEEE; translated from the coding sequence GTTCCCTGTTATGCACCTGAAACTGTACTGGAGACGCCAGAAGAGAGAGCGCCCTCTGGAGGTCAGCAGGCGAACGCTGAGGCTGCCTATGAGCCGCCAAAAGGCTCTAAGTgatgagaaatggaaggcaaGCCTCATGAAGCCACGTGTCTCTCTTGGTAAAGCATCATCTCAGAAGCCTCTTGGGATCCTTTCTCCAAATGTTCTGTGCAGTATGAGTGGGAAGAGTCCTGTAGAGAGTAGCCTGAATGTTAAGACCAGAAAGAATGTGCCGTCTACAACCATCCACCAGGGCGAAGAAGGAGCACTTGATATCTGGGCTGTTGTGAAACCTGGAAATACCAAGGAGAAAATTGCATTCTTTGCAGCCCACCAGTGTAATACTAGGACAGggtctatgaaaataaaaagctcCTGGGATATTATTGATGGGAGAgctactaaaagaagaaaaaaatcaggggaTCTTATAAAAGCCAAGATACAGCTAGAAAGCATGAGAGAAGTCAGCAGCAGGTGCTACCAGCCTGAGCCTTTTGCGTGTGGCATTAAGCACTGTTCTGTGCATTACGTGAGTGACAGTGGAGATGGCGTCTACACTGGGAGGCCTCTGTCAGTTATACAGATGGTCGCCTTCCTTGAGCAAAGAGCTAGTGCTCTGCTAGCTAGTTGTGCGAAAAACTGCACAAACTCCCCTGCTGTTGTGAGGTTTCCTGGCCAATCCAGAGGAGCTCCCCCAGTCTCTGAGCATTGCTCTGCCCCAGGAGCATGTGAACCCATAGAAAGGGGAAACCCTGAAGTTGGTGAACCACAGAGCGAGCCAGTCCGTGTCCTTGACATGGTAGCCAGGCTGGAGTCTGAGTGCCTGAGGCAGCAGAGCCAGCATGAACTTGGGAGCCTCTCGAGGAATAACAGCTTCCATCGGAGTGCTGGTGGGGTGTTGCTTACAAATAGCACCCAGGCTgatgaaggaaaaacaggaaaaggTGCCGTGGAGGCACCTGCCACTCAGGTAGACCCCACAGGGTCTGCATCTGTAGCCTGTGTCCCCTCAGGAGCTGGCCATTCTCCCAAGGGGGACAAGACCTGGGATGGTGCTTCTCAGGGCCATCTGTCATTGCCAGCGGGTGTGAGTTTCCACATGGATGATGCAGAATTAGAGCCGGGTCTGCAAACTACCATGAAAAATAGCAACAGTTATGATGTGGAAATGACAGATGAACTTGTTAGGTTACCTTTTTCTTCTCACGTCTGTCCCCAAGCCACTGAATTGCCCACAGATGCTGTTGACTGTATGAACAGAGCACTTGTGCCGCTCACCAGCCCAAGTCTTGATCAGAGAAGAAAAGTCTCTCTCTGCGTTGGTATCCCCATGTCCAAGGTGGAGAAGGACCAGCCTTCCAGTTTAGACATCTGTGAAGACCCACTTCCAGGGATGTTGTTTTTTTTGCCACCTGGTCAGCACCCATCAGACTGTTCCCAGTTGAGTGAAAGTACAAGAAAAGTGGCTTCAGAGTCTAGCCAGCTTGCTGTGGCTGAGGGTGACAGCACATCTGAGCCACTTGTGCCACCACCCTCCTCTGTGGAAAGTGCCTCACCAGTACTTGAGGCATCCAGTTGGAAGAAGCAGGTGTCTCATGATTTTCTGGAGACCAGGTTTAAAATCCAGCAGCTTCTGGAGCCTCAGCAGTACATGGTTTTTCTGCCCCACCACATTATGGTAAAAATCTTCAGGTTGCTTCCCACTAAGAGTTTAGTGGCTCTTAAATGTACCTGCTGCTATTTCAAGTTTATTATTGAACACTACAATATTAGGCCATCAGATTCTCGCTGGGTTCGAGATCCACGCTATCGAGAAGATCCTTGCAAacaatgcaagaaaaagtatgtGAGAGGGGACGTGTCCCTGTGCCGGTGGCACCCCAAGCCCTATTGCCAGGCGTTTCCCTATGGGCCAGGGTACTGGATGTGCTGCCATCGCTCTCAGAAAGCCTTTCCTGGCTGTCAGCTGGGACTTCATGACAATCGCTGGGTTCCTGCCTGCCACAGCTTTAACCGGGAAATCCACAAGAAATCAAAAGGGACTGAAACTGAAGAGGAATAA
- the FBXO34 gene encoding F-box only protein 34 isoform X4: MHLKLYWRRQKRERPLEVSRRTLRLPMSRQKALSDEKWKASLMKPRVSLGKASSQKPLGILSPNVLCSMSGKSPVESSLNVKTRKNVPSTTIHQGEEGALDIWAVVKPGNTKEKIAFFAAHQCNTRTGSMKIKSSWDIIDGRATKRRKKSGDLIKAKIQLESMREVSSRCYQPEPFACGIKHCSVHYVSDSGDGVYTGRPLSVIQMVAFLEQRASALLASCAKNCTNSPAVVRFPGQSRGAPPVSEHCSAPGACEPIERGNPEVGEPQSEPVRVLDMVARLESECLRQQSQHELGSLSRNNSFHRSAGGVLLTNSTQADEGKTGKGAVEAPATQVDPTGSASVACVPSGAGHSPKGDKTWDGASQGHLSLPAGVSFHMDDAELEPGLQTTMKNSNSYDVEMTDELVRLPFSSHVCPQATELPTDAVDCMNRALVPLTSPSLDQRRKVSLCVGIPMSKVEKDQPSSLDICEDPLPGMLFFLPPGQHPSDCSQLSESTRKVASESSQLAVAEGDSTSEPLVPPPSSVESASPVLEASSWKKQVSHDFLETRFKIQQLLEPQQYMVFLPHHIMVKIFRLLPTKSLVALKCTCCYFKFIIEHYNIRPSDSRWVRDPRYREDPCKQCKKKYVRGDVSLCRWHPKPYCQAFPYGPGYWMCCHRSQKAFPGCQLGLHDNRWVPACHSFNREIHKKSKGTETEEE; the protein is encoded by the coding sequence ATGCACCTGAAACTGTACTGGAGACGCCAGAAGAGAGAGCGCCCTCTGGAGGTCAGCAGGCGAACGCTGAGGCTGCCTATGAGCCGCCAAAAGGCTCTAAGTgatgagaaatggaaggcaaGCCTCATGAAGCCACGTGTCTCTCTTGGTAAAGCATCATCTCAGAAGCCTCTTGGGATCCTTTCTCCAAATGTTCTGTGCAGTATGAGTGGGAAGAGTCCTGTAGAGAGTAGCCTGAATGTTAAGACCAGAAAGAATGTGCCGTCTACAACCATCCACCAGGGCGAAGAAGGAGCACTTGATATCTGGGCTGTTGTGAAACCTGGAAATACCAAGGAGAAAATTGCATTCTTTGCAGCCCACCAGTGTAATACTAGGACAGggtctatgaaaataaaaagctcCTGGGATATTATTGATGGGAGAgctactaaaagaagaaaaaaatcaggggaTCTTATAAAAGCCAAGATACAGCTAGAAAGCATGAGAGAAGTCAGCAGCAGGTGCTACCAGCCTGAGCCTTTTGCGTGTGGCATTAAGCACTGTTCTGTGCATTACGTGAGTGACAGTGGAGATGGCGTCTACACTGGGAGGCCTCTGTCAGTTATACAGATGGTCGCCTTCCTTGAGCAAAGAGCTAGTGCTCTGCTAGCTAGTTGTGCGAAAAACTGCACAAACTCCCCTGCTGTTGTGAGGTTTCCTGGCCAATCCAGAGGAGCTCCCCCAGTCTCTGAGCATTGCTCTGCCCCAGGAGCATGTGAACCCATAGAAAGGGGAAACCCTGAAGTTGGTGAACCACAGAGCGAGCCAGTCCGTGTCCTTGACATGGTAGCCAGGCTGGAGTCTGAGTGCCTGAGGCAGCAGAGCCAGCATGAACTTGGGAGCCTCTCGAGGAATAACAGCTTCCATCGGAGTGCTGGTGGGGTGTTGCTTACAAATAGCACCCAGGCTgatgaaggaaaaacaggaaaaggTGCCGTGGAGGCACCTGCCACTCAGGTAGACCCCACAGGGTCTGCATCTGTAGCCTGTGTCCCCTCAGGAGCTGGCCATTCTCCCAAGGGGGACAAGACCTGGGATGGTGCTTCTCAGGGCCATCTGTCATTGCCAGCGGGTGTGAGTTTCCACATGGATGATGCAGAATTAGAGCCGGGTCTGCAAACTACCATGAAAAATAGCAACAGTTATGATGTGGAAATGACAGATGAACTTGTTAGGTTACCTTTTTCTTCTCACGTCTGTCCCCAAGCCACTGAATTGCCCACAGATGCTGTTGACTGTATGAACAGAGCACTTGTGCCGCTCACCAGCCCAAGTCTTGATCAGAGAAGAAAAGTCTCTCTCTGCGTTGGTATCCCCATGTCCAAGGTGGAGAAGGACCAGCCTTCCAGTTTAGACATCTGTGAAGACCCACTTCCAGGGATGTTGTTTTTTTTGCCACCTGGTCAGCACCCATCAGACTGTTCCCAGTTGAGTGAAAGTACAAGAAAAGTGGCTTCAGAGTCTAGCCAGCTTGCTGTGGCTGAGGGTGACAGCACATCTGAGCCACTTGTGCCACCACCCTCCTCTGTGGAAAGTGCCTCACCAGTACTTGAGGCATCCAGTTGGAAGAAGCAGGTGTCTCATGATTTTCTGGAGACCAGGTTTAAAATCCAGCAGCTTCTGGAGCCTCAGCAGTACATGGTTTTTCTGCCCCACCACATTATGGTAAAAATCTTCAGGTTGCTTCCCACTAAGAGTTTAGTGGCTCTTAAATGTACCTGCTGCTATTTCAAGTTTATTATTGAACACTACAATATTAGGCCATCAGATTCTCGCTGGGTTCGAGATCCACGCTATCGAGAAGATCCTTGCAAacaatgcaagaaaaagtatgtGAGAGGGGACGTGTCCCTGTGCCGGTGGCACCCCAAGCCCTATTGCCAGGCGTTTCCCTATGGGCCAGGGTACTGGATGTGCTGCCATCGCTCTCAGAAAGCCTTTCCTGGCTGTCAGCTGGGACTTCATGACAATCGCTGGGTTCCTGCCTGCCACAGCTTTAACCGGGAAATCCACAAGAAATCAAAAGGGACTGAAACTGAAGAGGAATAA